One window from the genome of Candidatus Omnitrophota bacterium encodes:
- a CDS encoding DUF494 family protein: MLSRLIEMVSFILAKSIETDEEDWTILQRDLTEQLEGRGFNGQEIDVAFEVANRIRTRLEEGSTIPVPFKTNLVYQYLEEIKLTKAARGYLLSLIYSGLLTPEQREEVVERAYFMEAPEVDIPEVQYLVNFVLGAESWPGEDSPSMSYSLQ; the protein is encoded by the coding sequence ATGCTGTCGCGTCTAATAGAAATGGTAAGTTTCATCTTGGCAAAATCGATCGAGACGGACGAAGAAGATTGGACGATCCTGCAAAGAGATTTAACCGAGCAATTGGAAGGGCGGGGCTTCAACGGGCAGGAAATCGATGTCGCCTTCGAAGTCGCCAACCGCATTCGCACCCGCTTGGAAGAAGGATCGACGATCCCCGTCCCTTTCAAGACCAACCTGGTTTATCAATATCTGGAAGAGATCAAATTGACGAAAGCCGCTCGCGGCTATCTTCTTTCTCTAATCTATTCCGGCCTATTAACGCCCGAACAGCGGGAAGAAGTCGTGGAACGGGCTTACTTCATGGAAGCGCCGGAAGTGGATATTCCCGAAGTGCAATATCTCGTAAATTTCGTTCTCGGAGCCGAATCCTGGCCCGGCGAGGATTCGCCCTCCATGTCGTATTCTCTGCAATAA
- the pheA gene encoding prephenate dehydratase, producing the protein MNEKPNHPNIENQLKKFRESIDAIDEKILKALNERAQIAQEVGSLKNHIQADYYIPSREKEVLNRLLEMNPGPLSPDAVTEIFREIISACRSLETVISVAYLGPEGTYHHSAAQAHFGRSVQFYPLDTINSIYDEVERQRVDYGVVAIENSIEGSVTESLDRLTHSKVNVVGERYYPISHNLISQSELHNITAVYSHPQAIRQCRKWLESNLPKAQLIDAPSTTQAVLNCKKDPQAAAIASALAAEIYDAPIQVRGIEDVTGNTTRFFIVGKKFNPPSGDDKTSMVVFIRDKVGALYSMLEPFKNNAINLNNIVSRPTKQEAWQYMFFIECQGHRNDEVVKKTIEEIESNSLYVKVLGSYPRIPNPS; encoded by the coding sequence ATGAATGAAAAGCCGAATCATCCGAACATTGAAAACCAGTTAAAAAAATTCAGAGAATCCATCGATGCTATCGACGAGAAAATTCTAAAAGCGCTCAACGAACGCGCCCAAATCGCCCAGGAAGTGGGCAGCCTAAAAAACCACATCCAGGCGGATTACTATATTCCCTCCCGCGAAAAAGAAGTGCTCAACCGGCTGTTGGAGATGAATCCCGGCCCGCTTTCGCCCGACGCCGTGACGGAAATTTTCCGCGAGATCATCAGCGCCTGCCGTTCGCTGGAAACCGTCATCTCCGTGGCTTACCTCGGGCCGGAAGGGACGTATCACCACTCCGCCGCGCAGGCCCATTTCGGACGTTCGGTCCAATTCTATCCCCTCGACACTATCAACTCCATCTATGACGAGGTGGAACGGCAGCGGGTGGATTACGGCGTCGTCGCCATCGAAAATTCCATCGAGGGCAGCGTCACGGAATCGCTGGACCGGCTCACCCATTCCAAGGTAAACGTTGTGGGAGAACGCTACTATCCCATTTCCCACAATTTAATCAGCCAATCCGAATTGCATAACATCACCGCCGTCTATTCCCATCCCCAAGCCATCCGGCAATGCCGTAAATGGTTGGAATCCAATCTGCCCAAAGCGCAATTGATCGACGCGCCCAGCACCACGCAAGCCGTGCTGAACTGCAAAAAAGACCCCCAAGCGGCGGCCATCGCCAGCGCGCTAGCAGCGGAAATTTACGACGCGCCCATCCAAGTTCGAGGCATCGAGGACGTTACCGGCAACACCACGCGCTTCTTCATCGTCGGCAAGAAATTCAATCCGCCCAGCGGCGACGATAAAACATCGATGGTAGTATTCATCCGAGACAAAGTCGGAGCGTTGTATTCCATGCTGGAACCGTTCAAGAACAACGCCATCAACCTCAACAACATCGTCTCCCGCCCCACCAAGCAGGAGGCGTGGCAATATATGTTCTTTATCGAATGCCAGGGGCATCGGAACGACGAAGTCGTCAAAAAAACGATCGAAGAAATCGAATCCAACAGCCTTTACGTCAAAGTGCTCGGTTCCTATCCCCGCATCCCTAATCCATCATGA
- a CDS encoding prephenate dehydrogenase/arogenate dehydrogenase family protein — translation MKNSAIVDFHRIGIYGIGLLGGSLGMALKALHPDAAIIGIGRSPERLEEAKRLGAVDSYTCEPGKIDPPLDLLVICTPVRMVPGHLEQTLASMNPGAVATDVGSTKADVVRRCEEIAGNRIRFIGSHPIAGSHKTGVGAAQKDLFENKVCVVTETERTDPAALEAVCELWRSIGMRVTRLTPEIHDFLLARSSHLPHLAASALCHVIQKAGPEIEPVLGTGFRDATRIAAGDPGMWLDICMENQKEILDSLASLRDVLDDIRRWLETGDEKAIYAFLQQAQDWKHSLVE, via the coding sequence ATGAAAAATAGCGCAATCGTGGATTTTCATCGGATAGGAATATACGGGATCGGCCTCTTGGGCGGTTCGCTGGGCATGGCGCTGAAAGCGCTCCATCCCGACGCCGCCATTATCGGCATTGGCCGTTCGCCGGAACGTCTGGAAGAAGCCAAACGTCTGGGAGCGGTCGATTCGTATACCTGCGAGCCGGGAAAAATCGATCCTCCCTTAGACCTTCTCGTTATCTGTACGCCGGTGAGAATGGTTCCCGGCCATTTGGAACAAACGCTGGCTTCGATGAATCCGGGCGCCGTCGCCACCGACGTGGGCAGCACGAAAGCCGACGTCGTCCGGCGTTGCGAGGAGATCGCGGGCAACCGCATTCGTTTTATTGGCTCCCATCCCATCGCTGGTTCCCATAAAACCGGCGTTGGAGCAGCGCAAAAAGACCTGTTCGAAAACAAAGTCTGCGTTGTAACGGAAACGGAGCGCACCGATCCCGCCGCTTTGGAAGCGGTTTGCGAATTATGGCGCTCCATAGGAATGCGCGTTACGCGATTGACGCCGGAAATCCATGATTTTCTGCTGGCTCGTTCCAGCCATCTACCCCATCTCGCCGCCTCCGCCTTATGCCACGTCATCCAAAAAGCGGGACCGGAAATCGAGCCGGTTCTAGGAACGGGCTTCCGGGACGCCACCCGCATCGCCGCCGGAGACCCCGGCATGTGGTTGGATATCTGCATGGAGAATCAAAAAGAAATCCTGGATTCGCTAGCATCGCTCAGGGACGTATTGGATGACATCCGCCGCTGGCTGGAAACCGGCGATGAGAAGGCGATCTACGCCTTTCTGCAACAAGCGCAGGATTGGAAGCACTCACTGGTGGAATGA
- a CDS encoding Uma2 family endonuclease, protein MSVLAQKRLFTVDEYYKMAQSHILAPTEHVELIEGEIFQKTPVSSNHAGTVAYHSELFIYNLKDKVIVWAQSPIRLSQYSEPEPDIALLKPRSDFYKNSHPAPEDVWLIIETEDSSIAYDRQIKMPLYARHGIPEFWIVDLNQKAIEAYSQPSPEGYSLLRTVRPSQSLSPFHFPELDLPVRNLFE, encoded by the coding sequence ATGTCCGTTTTGGCGCAAAAACGACTATTCACGGTCGATGAATACTACAAAATGGCTCAATCCCATATTCTCGCTCCAACCGAGCATGTCGAATTGATTGAGGGGGAGATATTCCAAAAAACGCCAGTCAGCAGCAATCATGCGGGAACAGTAGCCTATCATTCGGAATTATTCATTTATAATTTAAAAGATAAAGTCATCGTCTGGGCGCAAAGTCCCATCCGGTTGAGCCAGTATTCCGAACCGGAGCCGGATATCGCCTTATTAAAGCCGCGTTCCGATTTTTATAAGAATAGCCACCCCGCGCCTGAGGACGTATGGCTGATAATAGAAACGGAGGATTCCTCTATCGCCTACGACCGCCAAATCAAAATGCCTTTATACGCCCGTCATGGCATTCCAGAATTCTGGATCGTGGATTTGAACCAGAAGGCGATCGAAGCGTATTCTCAACCCTCGCCGGAGGGATATAGTCTTTTGCGGACAGTCCGACCCAGCCAATCTTTATCTCCTTTCCATTTTCCGGAATTGGATCTCCCGGTTCGGAATCTCTTCGAATGA